TACCGGACCCACAGGCCTTCAGTCCCATCCTTCAACACTCCTGCCTCCAAAGGAACCCCAGCTGGGCCTGTCCTCAGGAAGCCAGCTCCAGGTGACTTCTCCATGAGACCTCTCCTGACCCCGACTCAGAGAGTTCTCGCTCCCCAGAGAACCTACTGCTTGCCACTTCTGCTAATATGGCGGTTACTGCTTCCCACTGAAAGCCAGACAAATTCTTTATGATACAACAATGACCAATTGTTTCTTTGACCTAAGTGCCAAGGTAATCCAATGGGGaaaagatggtcttttcaacaaacggtgccgGCACCACTGGACATccattaaaagtaaatgaataagggaattccctggtggtccagtgattgggactcggcgctttcactgggcccaggttcaatcccttgtcaggaaACTGAGATCTTGCAAGCTATGCAgcgcagcttaaaaaaaaaaaaaatggtggacaCTAGATGACTGTGGAtgtggtgatgactttttagatacaacacgaTCTATGAAAGAATTCATAAGCtgaacttctttaaaattaaaaacatctggggacttccctggtggtccagtggttgagacttcgccttacaatgcagggggtgcgggttccatctctggtccacgaactaagatcgcacatgcctccaggccaagaaaccaaaacataaaacagaagcaatattgtaacaaattcaataaagactttaaaaatgggcttctctggtggtgcagtggttaagaatcctcctgccaatgcaggggacacaggttcgagccctggtccaggaggatcccacatgccacggggcaactaagcctgtgcaccacaactactgagcctgcgctccgcagcaagagaagccacagcaatgagaggccagcgcaccgcaaagaagagtagcccccgctcacagcaactagagaaaacccgtgcacagcaatgaagaccccatgcagccaaaaataaataaaataaaataaattaataataaaaaaaaaggactttaaaaaatatatacagggacttccctggtggcgcagtggttaagaatccacctgccaatgcaggggacacgggttcgaggcctggtccaggaggatcccacatgccatggggcaactaagcccatgcaccacaactactgagcctgcgctctagagcccgcgagccacaactactgaagcccgcgtgcctagagcccacgctccacaacaaaagaagccatcgcaatgagaagcctgtgcaccgcaacaaagggtagcccccgctcgccacaactagaggaagcctgcatgcagcaacgaagaccccatgcaaccaaaaataaattaaataaatttattaaaatatatatatacattttataaataaataaataataaaaacgtCTGCTCTGTGGAAGGCactgtcaagaaaatgaaaaggcaaaccacagactgggagaaaatatctgcaaaagatGCATCTGATcaaagactgttatccaaaatatacaaagaactcttaaaactcaacaataagaaaacaaacaacttgatttttaaaaacagccaaacagtttttttttttaattaattaatttatttattggctgcattgggtcttcgttgctgtgcgcgggctttctctatctgcggcaagcgggggctactctttgttgcagtgtgcgggcttctcactgaggtggcttctctttgctgccaagcacaggctctaggcacgcgggctgcagtagttgtggcacgcgggctcagtggctcgcaggctctagagctcaggttcagtagttgtggcacacgggcttagttgctccacggcatgtgggatcttcccggaccagggctcgaacccgtgtcccctgcattggcaggcggattcttaaccactgcgccaccagggaagtcccaaaacactTTTAACAGAcactcaccaaagaagatatatacagatggcaaattagcatatgaaaagatgttccatgttTGTCATCTGGGAAGTGCAAATTACAAGAAAATACCAccacacacttattagaatggccaaaatcactgacaacaccaaatgttggtgaggatgtggagcaacaggaactctcattcagtgctggtgggaattaaaatggtatagccactttggaagagtgTTTGGCAggttcttacaaaactaaacatactcttaccctatgatccagcaatcatgcttcttggtatttacccaaaggaggtgaaaatgtatgtccacacaaaaacctgcacatggatgtatatagcagctttattcataattgccaaaagcaACCAAAacgtccttcagtaggtgaataaaCTTTGggacattcagacaatggaatcttactcagTGCAAAAAGAACTATTAAgcaatgaaaagacatggaagaaacttaaatgcatattactaagtgaaagaagccaatctgaaaaggctacatactctatgattccaactatatgacattccgGAGAAAACAAAATTGTAGAGACCACAGAAAGATCAGTGGTCGCCAGGCGCTGAGCAGGGGCAGGAAAGGGATGACCATGTAGAAcagagaggatttttagggcagggaaaatactctgtatgatactatcatggtggatacatgtcatcatacatttgtccaaagccATAGCATGTACAACTAcaggagtgaaccctaatgtaaaccgtGGACTTTGGGTGTGATAATGACGTGTCAACGTAGGGTTGTGGATTGTAACAAACgtcccactctggtgggggacgTTGATAAcaggaggctgtgcatgtgtgggagagggggcatatgggaaatctctgtacttttctctcaattttgctgtgaaattaaaactactctaaaaaaaatctttttttaaaaatagtgggcaaaagacttgaacagtcttcacaaaagaagatacgTGAATGGTCATAttagcacatgaagagatgctaagcattattagccatcagggaaataccTCAATAAAACCACAAGACGCCACTACACACTCAGCGGAATGGCTAGATTAAGAAGACTGACAGTgccaagtgctgatgaggatttGGAGCATCCAGAAGTCTCATCAAGTGCTAGcgggaatgtaaaacagtataTGCACTTAGGAAAACAGTTTCTTCTACAGTTAAGcatacattcattattttttttaacatctttattggagtataattgctttaccatggtgtgttagtttctgctttataacaaagtgatacATTCATTATTAAACTCAGCAATTCatttaccccaaagaaatgaaagcatacgTCTACACAACTTGTGCAGGAATGTTCATAACAGTTTTATTCATCATGGCCAACAAttagaaacagggcttccctggtggcgcagtggttaagaatccgcctgccaatgcagaggacatgggttcgagccctggtccggaaagatcccacatgccgcggaacagctaagcccatgtgctacaactactgagcctgcgctctagagcccgcgtgccacaactactgaagcccgcgtgcctagagcccgtgctccgcaacaggagaagctgccgcaatgagaagcccgcgcaacgtggcaaagagtggcccccactcgccgaaactagagaacgcctgtgcacagcaacgaagccaaaaataaataaataaataaataaataaataaaataaatttattaaaaaaaaaaaaaccaaccaattAGAAACAGCCAAATGTCCACCTGCAGGGAAATGGGTTAACAAAtgatggtatattcatacagtggagtACTATTCAGCCATACAAAGGGATATATGCTAATACATGCAACAACACACATGAACCTCAAAAACTTCATCTGGAgcaaagccagacacaaatgcaTACATACGGtatgaaattatatcaaattctgaaaaagaaatctgacTTATAATGACAGAAGGCAGGTCTGCGGTTGCCTAGGGCCTAGGGCCTGATTGCAAAGGGGCACGACGGAACTCTGGAGATGATGTGACTGGTCTAccttgatggtggtggtggttcatGGATATGTACAcctgtcaaaacttatcaaatgtAAACTTAATAtggatacattttattgtatgtaaattatacctcaataaagttgatttttaacaATCAATTCCTCAGAAaatccttccctgaccactccccTCTCAAACATCCCTTGGTATACACACCCTTCACAAGCTGTATTTTCTTCCACTTCATTTCcccaagtttgtttgttttgttttgttttaagatttttttgatgtagaccttttttaaagtctttattgaatttgctacaatagggctttcctggtggtgcagtggttaagaatctgcctgccaattcaggggacacgggtttgagccctggtccaagaggatcccacatgccatggagcagctaagtccatgcgccacaactactgagcctgtgctctagagccagtgagccacaactactgagcccacgtgctacaactactgaagcccgtgcgcctacagcccatgctccgcaaggagaagccaccgcaatgagaagccaacgcaccgcaacaaagagtagcccccgctcgccgccgcTAGAACCGctagcccgctcgccgcaatgaagacccaatgcagccaaaaataaataaagaaagaaagaaaattttaaaaatttgttacaatattgcttctgttttatgttttggttttttggctgcgaggcatgtgggatcttagctccccatccagggatcgaacacgcaccccctgcattggaaggcgaagtcttaaccactggactgccaaggaagtcccgcCCCAGTTTGTAATTGTGTTTTTATTGGTTTCCTGTTAACTGCCTCCAGACAGGGAGCACCGAGAGGTCCCAGACCCCATCTCTCCAGCTCACCGCTGATGGCTAAACACCaggcctgcacacagtaggtgctcaacaagcACCCATTAAACAAGGGGACGCAGGGCTGGTGAATGGAGAGGGCCCGAGGGAAGAGCAGCGGCCGGCTGGGCCCCAGCCAAACCTGCTGAGCTAGAGTTCTGTGGACCGGATGACCTCCGGCCCGTCCACGTGGGGCCCTGGCTCCACCCCAGGGAAGTTGAGTCTGTGCAATTCCTCTGAGATGTCCACGAAGCTCTTGCCTCTGGTCTCAGGGAGGAAGAAGCCAGTGTAGACGGccccacagacacagacacagaggaaaggcaCATAGAGGAAGTGGGACAAGCCCTCCTGTGGGTTAAGAGACCCAAGATCTGGTGTGGCCCGTTCAGCCCCCACATGGAAGGCCCCACCACAGGTCCTGATGAGGGACTCGACCCTCTTGGCTCAGATAAGCCCCATCCCCTTCAGTCTCACGCCTCCTGGATGGAGCCTCCCCTGGGGTTCTCATGCTGACAAGGACAAAACCTACGGCAGGGCCcccgggagggaggggggggcAGGCCTACCATGATGAAGGGGAACCCCAGCCCGACTAGGAAGAGCATGGTCCACATGAGCGCCCCGCAGACCATGTAAGCAGCAGGCCGGGTCATCTGGTCAAACAGCTCTGTGGCCAGGATCCCGGTCACTCCGGCTGGAAGGAGGAGTGGGGACAGGAGGCTGCCAGCCAGGGCTCCCTGGCCGGCCTTCCCCCAACCTTGTCCCAGACAGGAAAGTGGGGCCCTTCCAGCGCTCCTCCAGCCATTCCCTCCCAGAAGCCTGTACAGTGGGGGGAGGGCACACCCAAGCATCCTTCACCCAGACATCTGTGCTCCTTCAGCCAGGCCCAAAGGCAGGAGCTCTTCCCACTCACCAGGGCCAATGCCAAAGCTGAGGATGAAGGCAAAGACGCAGGACATGGCCAGGTAGGGCATCCAGGGGAGGGAGCTCTGAGGcagaggggcgggggtggggggggtgggggagtggtgaGGGGAGGTCAGAAGGGGCCCAGCCGCCCGGCCCTCATCCACGCCCAGCTACCTGCAGGCACAGGGCCGCTGTGAAGACGCTCCCCCAGCAGGTCATCAGGCCGTACCCCCCCATCAGCAGCATCCGTCGGCCCACCCTCTCGACCACCACACACTGCAAAGGAAAGGAGCCCTCACTGATTCACTGGTGTGGGCCACGGTCGCGGGTCCCTCGGTTTGCGGGCCAGCAGTGGGGAGGGGCTTCATGAGGAAGCTGGGGAGGCGGGCGCGAGAGCAATTTACCGCTTCAGTGGATTAAGACATTATTAACTTCTCAGAGGACCTCAGTCATTCAACCtccttcagtttccccatctcaaaATGGTGGTGGGAGTGCCCGGAAAACTAGGTGCTCGATAAGCGCTTGCTGACTCCCCGTATTTTAACATAGCGACCTGAAGTGTAAGTGGCTTAGCGCCGAGGCCTGCGG
Above is a genomic segment from Balaenoptera musculus isolate JJ_BM4_2016_0621 chromosome 14, mBalMus1.pri.v3, whole genome shotgun sequence containing:
- the SLC2A11 gene encoding solute carrier family 2, facilitated glucose transporter member 11 isoform X3, giving the protein MNVQPMYLGESAPKELRGAVAMTSAIFTALGIVMGQVVGLRELLGGPQAWPLLLASCLVPGVLQLASLPLLPESPRYLLIDCGDSEACLAALQRLRGPADLAEELAELERERAACQGRRARRPWELFRDRALRRQVASLVVLGGVMELCGNDAVYAYASAVFSQARIPPEKVQYASIGTGGCELLAALLSCVVVERVGRRMLLMGGYGLMTCWGSVFTAALCLQSSLPWMPYLAMSCVFAFILSFGIGPAGVTGILATELFDQMTRPAAYMVCGALMWTMLFLVGLGFPFIMRQELRGHLRGIAQTQLPWGGARAPRGRAGGHPVHRTLAQQVWLGPSRPLLFPRALSIHQPCVPLFNGCLLSTYCVQAWCLAISGELERWGLGPLGAPCLEAVNRKPIKTQLQTGAGLPWQSSG